The following coding sequences lie in one Arachis ipaensis cultivar K30076 chromosome B03, Araip1.1, whole genome shotgun sequence genomic window:
- the LOC107634434 gene encoding peroxidase 50-like, which yields MKSVDVLLCWLIHLAGAHTVGFSHCNKFNNRIYNFKSHTKVDPTLNDLYASQLKSMCPRNVDPRIAIDMDPTTPRAFDNAYFKNLQKGMGLFTSDQVLFMDPRSKPAVEAFASNSKTFHANFVAAITKLGRVGIKNAQNGNIRSDCSII from the coding sequence ATGAAGAGTGTTGACGTGTTGCTATGTTGGTTGATTCACTTGGCAGGGGCTCACACCGTGGGGTTCTCTCATTGCAACAAGTTCAATAACAGAATCTACAATTTCAAGAGCCACACTAAAGTGGACCCCACACTCAACGACCTTTACGCCTCGCAGCTAAAATCTATGTGCCCGAGAAATGTGGATCCAAGGATTGCAATCGACATGGACCCAACAACACCACGGGCTTTCGATAACGCTTATTTCAAGAATCTTCAGAAGGGTATGGGCCTGTTCACCTCAGACCAAGTTCTGTTCATGGACCCAAGGTCCAAGCCTGCTGTGGAGGCTTTTGCTAGTAACAGCAAAACCTTCCACGCCAACTTCGTCGCTGCCATTACCAAGTTGGGCCGAGTTGGAATCAAGAATGCGCAAAATGGGAACATTCGTTCAGATTGCTCCATCATATGA
- the LOC107634433 gene encoding uncharacterized protein At4g02000-like produces MGRMISLMVMRRRLEAMWGKHGSLEVIDLGNDYFLLHFFNSEDLDYAIMQGPWKIFDHYLAVRLWKPEFDPTLATIDTIAAWVRLPGVAIEYYHQSILKKIGNIIGRTIKVDSNTADIARGKYARICVELDLTKPLVSHYMINGVKLAVEYEGLHQVCFSCRRVGHDNGTCPEKNQVTNENGGNTISNGENKGGEEEVEERGSSGITEKDKGKKVIDASEESYGPWMIVQKPVRGKKNLENRRIWK; encoded by the coding sequence ATGGGCCGAATGATCTCTCTGATGGTGATGAGGAGAAGATTGGAGGCAATGTGGGGAAAGCATGGCAGTCTGGAGGTGATAGACCTAGGAAACGACTATTTTCTTTTGCACTTCTTTAATTCAGAAGATCTTGATTATGCGATTATGCAAGGTCCTTGGAAAATATTTGATCACTATTTAGCTGTTCGCTTATGGAAACCAGAGTTTGATCCAACCTTAGCTACCATTGATACTATTGCGGCATGGGTTAGGCTGCCGGGAGTCGCTATTGAATACTACCATCagtcaattttgaaaaaaattggcAACATCATTGGTAGGACCATCAAGGTTGATAGTAATACGGCTGACATTGCTAGGGGTAAATATGCAAGAATCTGTGTGGAATTAGATTTGACCAAGCCACTGGTTTCTCATTACATGATCAACGGAGTGAAACTTGCAGTAGAATACGAGGGTTTACATCAAGTCTGCTTTTCTTGTAGAAGAGTAGGACACGACAACGGTACATGCCCAGAGAAGAATCAAGTTACAAATGAAAACGGAGGCAATACCATCAGCAATGGAGAAAACAAAGGAggagaggaagaggttgaagaaaggggtAGCAGTGGAATTACGGAAAAGGATAAGGGTAAAAAAGTCATTGATGCCTCAGAGGAATCATACGGTCCCTGGATGATTGTGCAAAAGCCAGTACGTGGCAAAAAAAACCTTGAAAATAGGAGAATATGGAAATAA